The Zingiber officinale cultivar Zhangliang unplaced genomic scaffold, Zo_v1.1 ctg243, whole genome shotgun sequence region TGACGCTCAAGGGACGCGTAGAAGctgagccgagcggctatcctgctCGGCCAGATGGCGGACGACACGGACCGAGGACTTTCAACTGAGCGGCTCTCCCTCTAAGTGTGACAGTGGTCATCCGGTCGAGCCGACACCCTGCTCGACCCAGCAACGGACGGCGCGGCAGGAGGACTTTCAGCTgagtggctatcccgctcggtGTGGCAACAGACGCAAGGATATCAGAGTCCTCGCCGAGcggccattccgctcggccaaacaacAGACACTGCGGGATgtccttcgacatccttttgggagctagtgtcgctgaCGGACGACAtgatcagacagaggatcgtacgacggaagcttccactgtcacttcagagatatgctcggcctgttaaggtactgtgtcagggacactttattgaCATGTCTCTTCAGGGAAAGCTTGGGATAGCGTGCCCGCTTTAAGAAACGTGCAGACATCGGTGGAGGTATGTTTTTTTCGCGATttctactgttgcgctacagttctcttTGCTTCCTCTTGCCTCGCCGGAGATTGAGTTGAACATCACAGGGCCATCACTGGGGACCTCTTCCCTGGCTTGGCACTGACGTTATTTGTGTTGCAGGTGAGAGTGAAGTCCACCAGAGGTCAGCAAGAGCACCACATCCCCAGCATTCGTCTCCCCgcctttcggacaggatcaataatttatttaaaattttataattaagttgTCTAATTATAATCATCAATCAATTGTgactttaaatttattttaaaatcaacaaACTTTATTATAGTGATTTTGATTGATTCTCAtgataattaatataataaagcTAAGATTTATATGAATGATAATTAATGAGAGCCATTCAAATTATGACAGTTAGCGCTAATCGCTTTGCCCCTCTATCTCACATCGCCCATTATCGTCAGAGTTTCTAGCCACACGGAGTAGAAAAGAGGGGAAAGAAGAGGTTTAGTCAGGCTTCTCTTGCCGTCGTTAGGGTTTCTACCCTGTCAATCTAAATCCTTCCTCGCTTCCTCGCCTCCTCCGCTTCTGCCGGCCCATTTTTCAATTTTCAGGGTTCCTTCCTCCCCCTCCGCTCTTTGCGAGAGAGTAGCTACAACGACGGCGAGCTGGTGATGGGCATCGGAGACAAGGTATCCAATTCCGCTTCCTAGTTATTTCTCTTTTTTTCTGATGCAAGAAACCTTACTTCGTATTGTGGGATTTGGGCATTTTTGTTCGATGCCCTAGTATTGTGATTGGTAGCATTTTATAGAGAATTCTCATAATTGCATGTTTATTGACTATCTTGAAACACTTTGTCCGATTTCGTTTTGGTTTAGTTTCCTTTTCTTGATTTGTATTGGTACTAGCGCTATTTGTGCAAACATTCACTTTGTTTGTTGCTTCTTTACCtttgaaatttatgttatttTCTGTGAGTTAATGCAACTTTTGCCACACATGTTGATGTAATTTTACTGGGTTCCCAACATATGCTTGTGTTCATTTCTAACTTAGGACGTATGGGTTTGGTTATTGCAGGTATCTTTTGCGCTGTAGTAATTTTTTTTGGATCTATAATTTTCAATAAAATGCCTAAATTTCTCTGAACTGCACTTTTGACTCACCTTCTCTACTTTGTTGTTGTTCACGTTATGGTACAGATCAGTGAGGGATCCTTCAATCGAGATAGCTTGTCTTATCAATTTTGCTATACGTTTGGTAATGAGAGCAAAGACTGAGTGACAATACATTGTGTAATATTTCTTGTCGAATTTTtcaaatctaaaaatttgaattatataaaaaaaaactttttagagCTATAATTTGGTGATAATTTCTAGTGTGAGTGTTTGGGTTAAGTTATATGCCCAGATGCTTCCATATAAATTATTGTGGAAGGCTCTTAATAATGCAGGATTTACGAATAATGTATGTAAATTTACTTTAGtggagtttttatttttttttggtttctaGATACTTTCACAGATGATACCTATTAACTTACCACAACATGATGGTGTCAAACTTTAATAACTGAGAACACAAAGATGATTTCTAAGGTATAAGTGGCTCTTGTTGAAAAAAGGGGGAAAACTCCCTTTTGTGATGTTCAATTTGTTGTCATAAGAAATTTTATAACAGAATGTTAGGTAATATATTATTTTCTGTATGAGCATCAATACACATTTAGCCCATTAACATATCCCTTTGTCATGGTTTCATTATCATCATATATTATAGAATGTTAGCTAATTTCTTTGTCTCTCTCTACCATGACATTGGATAAGAAACTATGCTATTGATACTCTTTCTTTTGCCCATTCTAATTATTCATGTTAGACATACATTTTGAGACAAGCACATCCCTATCGACCACATATAAGGACTTAAAACAAGGTGCCAGACAATTAGATCCATGCCTATATTGGAAACTTGTCCTTAAGTTCAAGAAACATAGTGAGAAATGTAGTGAAATAAATGTGGCAAAATCAGTCATGGTTGATTGAGACTTGAGTTAGTATATGCAATAATGCACATGATACAAATCCTTTGTCTTTCTCAACTCTTATCATGGTTGTCATCATTTAGCCttttttgagtttgattaatcttGGTGGTGGTTCTGGATGATTTTTGATTGGAAGACCAATTCATATTTGTAAGAAATATGATGTGAATTGTTGATTTCCTCTATGTTCCAAAGGTTCTTGTAGCCTATTCTTTGTCGCAATTCTGATATTGGGATAACCTCCATTTAACAATCATAATAGCTAGACTATCTTGACTGTCTATGTCCCTTGTTTTTATAATTCATGAATCCTTTTATCAATCTTACTATTTAGTTAGATATTATCATTTTGGTTTGAATTTTTTTGCCTTGTATGAATTTTGTATAACTAACTATTTTGTTTACAAAATGGTTTAGCATGTTAAGGTTCACTGATTAAATGATGGAGGCAATTGGGATGAGGGCTCATGTTAGAGTTGATTATTTGGAGGTTTTTCACTCTCTTTCTTTACTCTTTCtcaatgtttgattttttttttttatttttgaagattGCAATTAAGCAATTCCTATTCACTTTGTCTAAATGTGTTAAGGGCTTCCTTGATGTTTCTTAGTTCACTCTTATTTTTGATAGTTCAAAAAGTTTGTAAATGGAAAATAAAGTAGGCTTTTAAGGTAATGTTATCGAGTGTTATGGGTTACAACATTTTGTTTATATGTTATCGAATACCATGGTCTTGTAAAGTAATGATGCCAACTATGTTAAGCATATTGGATTTTTCAAATCCTATTTGTCATCATAAAGATTATTAGATATAAGAAATAATTGGGCATATTTTGTATTAATTGCTTAGTCTTCTTCCTCAGCCTCAAGTGACTGATCCTTCAACCCTGTTGAGAGATTGGTACCTTTATTTATTTGAGGTCAATCATCCCATGCatcatttttattgtgattttggttttaccttttatTGTCTAAGTCTTAATAGTTTCTTCTCTATCCGATCAAAGCTattctaggtttgatttggtaGTGGCTATTTAGATTGGATTCAATTGTCAACTGCTCTTATCGGAAATAGGATTGACTACGGATTCGAGCCATAGCACATGGTTTCATCGTACGATTTTCCCGATCTAAATCGAGCAGGTTTTACATGAAGAAGATTTTGTTCAGCATGTTCTATTCGATACTGGTAGGAGAAGAACCCGACTCGGTATTGTTAAAAAAAGAGGGGAAGCAGAACCAAGTCAACAAGTCAAGATGATATGGATCACCCCTTCTTCTTGCGCTAAAGATCTTACCATTTCCAAGGAACTGGAGCTACATTCCTTTTCAATTTCCATTCTGAAGTTCCTATGTCTTTCCACACCCGAGACCTCGAAAAACTAAATGGACAAATTGCTTTTCTTAGGAATACATACAAGAAAAAGGATAAAGGTAACCCCACCATTAAcgtattaatttgaatttatgaATTTCGTAGTTATAGAAATATTACTTTCTTTGTAATAGATATTCATGTCCAATGGTTGTAGTAGGGGTTGATTTTGTTTCTTATGGTGTTAGTTTAAGTATTAGCCCTTAGAGCAAATTATTGACAAAGGAATTtttgtattatattttattaataaaggtaaagtttatggttattatatttacttcaaatcTGTGCCAAATGAATATATATAATAATGTTCTAGGATAGTAGGTTCTAGTGTATatagcatatcaattggttgaattgattgtGGGAGGttgtacaacatatcaattgtgTTGAGACTTGTatgtaggtcaattgatgacttaatctcataagttaTGGATATaaaatatcaagttaacacatgagtatatattagaaaatatgtacTGAATTAACTCGCCATGATAAtatttcatggattgttatatgagtgtcataaatattctcatagtgactattggtataaatagtccttagacctgaagtcactatggtttcctatataaggagttgtgtgctttggtatcgacaaacgccaCCTGTAATAAgatggactataaagttgatcactggatatacaataagttatgcagagggatgtgaatgatgtagatagaatatatctcttccatatgatggaagtgatgcAGACCATGATTAAataagttaatatgagatattgagcccatttggagatcaagaaacataaagattgataagagtaTGACACTGTCGGACTAAATTATACAAGATAATAGGCATATAgaaaggttaggtcagatctGATCTCGATATTCTCGTCACTTGAATAGCAATAATGCATTGCTAAATGTTACTTattgcttatatatctaaaatattattttcgaagcattgccaatgttatgagaacctattgggttacacacaaagaacatgttgatttggagataagtttattttaatttgactaaaatactatggACCTTAAGATTAGTGGGTTAATCCAAATGAATCTGGATTAGACTCGAATGATTAATGGGTTATATACTCATTGGCGTATTGGATTAatagattaatggttaatccaatatattaACATCCAACCCACTAAACAggattaatgttcattaatagagattaatggaGCATTCATGAAAAGGGAGACCAAAAGGCAAAAACCCTTTGTATTtattggatgagtacaaaagtcATTTAACACATTTTTCGAAAAGAGATCATTTTTctagtcttcttcctcttcttcgctTGGTCGAACACCTTGCTATTGCTAGCACAACGAAGGTTGTTTTTCTCTGAAGGTTGAGTTCGTACGACGAATGAAGgacgtgttcatgtggatattgAAGAGACACGATCATCGCGCTGAGATCTATCGAGTCAAAGTTGTTGCCGGGAGGATTGTACCATTCACGCAACAGAGGTAACAACTCTATCAAACATGTATTCTGCATTCGCTTGGATCTCCAGAGGGATCATTTTTCTGCTGCGTATATGTGTTATTTTATGCAAAAGTTCCCTATACTAGTCTTTTAAAATCTCATCTGACCAAGTTTTGCAGAAAATCAAGTAAAGAACTTGACATGCATTATTACAGCAAGAGGTAGATTTATTTCTATAAGGAATCAAGAAATTGTCCAAAATGTTAGTGTCCTCTAAGTGAATCAAAACTCTTACCACCATTGTCATATGttccctaatttttttttatcttagccAATCTTTCCTTCAAAAAATTCCTTCATCTCTTGATCATCATGATCCTACTATCTTTGTTTTTGAATATGATGCCTTTATGAGCTAATTGAATCAACCATAGCCAATCTAAACTAATCGAATTCAATATTAAATTTGCTTCTTATTAAGTTTCAGTCTCTAGGGTCTTTAAAGAATACCTGGTTCACCTAAGCCAATCAAGTAGTAAAAGCTTTATATTATTCTATCTCACTCTGCTTTTTGTTGAgatcttaaaaattattcttagtGCATGATTTGATGAATTGCTTGAGGCCTAATATGTAGGACTTATTAGAAAGCATTTGAATAATTATGGAAATTGGGACTTAGGTCCTAAAAAAGATTTTTCTCCATAATATATTCAAGTGTTCTTGGTTTTCTAATATCATTGATGTATCCCTAGGTGACATTGGAATGCTTATCTTAtggattttttaatattttctcagTTGTCTTGGTTTtatgatatcatcaacatatccATTTATACTAGTGGCTTTGGTTTTCTGATATTATTGATATATCCTTGGGCAGAAATTGGGATTTGGGTCCTAAAAGGGTTTGTTCTTTTAGAATTGTTAGAGGCGACGCCATTTACATATCCTCGAGCAAGATTGGAATTCTTATCTTATTAGATTTCTTAGTATTATTCCAGTGTTTTTGGTTTTCTGATATCATCGACAAATTCCTATGTGGGATTGGAATACTCATCTTATCAGACTTTTTAGTATTATCTCAATGATCTTGATTTtttaatatcatcaacatatcaATTGAAATTGTTATCTTATGAACCTTCTCAATATTATCATTGTGGTCTTGGTTTTCTGATATCATCgatatatttgaaattattatcCTATGAGACTTCTCAATATTATCATTGTGGTCTTGGTTTTCTGATATCATCGATATTTCCCTGAGCGAACTTGGTTtacttttaattattatttcGTTTCATGTTTGATTTGTATATTAGATCATGTTCTAATGTTATTCCAAAAtgtttttattaatattaaataaatattacaGCAAAAACTAGCCTCTGCTACCATTTCTCTAACCTTTTTGTATTATTTTGATGTCTTTCTAGAAGACTACTTGCAATTTTACCAAAAAATTTCCTCTGCTAAAGAAAAACAAATCACCAATAGTAAGCAAATATGTTTGATTTCTTTGTTTAGAATTATATAGCGTTGGTGAGTGCCACTACCTACTGTTAATATTGCAGTGTTTGGTTATGAGCCACACTTAGTCCTGCCAATAACTCTCTGTGCTCTTGGCAAAAATGCTAGGTTTACGCCACCGTGCAAGATGAAGGTTCTCGCAAGCAGTGCAGTAAGGTTCCCTCATTCCAAtagatataattaattttatttgaacatttttttcttcttttcttttgatatATCTGTGACTTGtaattaggggtgtcaaaaatgaacccgacccgacgacccaacccgagtcgacccgaaaaaaatcgggttcgggttgggcattttcgggttcgggtcgggttcgggttggagggttggagagtaaaaaaatttcgggttgggtcgggttgggttcgggttgacccgggttgacccgggttggcttaaatatagggttttgtgggtttttttagagttaaatcaaattttattttaaaaatttagatgtttttatgtatattaatatcatgtttgtatgataatgatggaatattgagataaaagtgaagaattatagggaaaatagcccaaaaaagtcgttttgaatcggattttcgggttatatgggtcgggttcgggttgatcgggttggtcgggttcgggttcgggttgaggtgttttgggttgaactcgggttcgggtcgggttcgggttgggttaaaaaaaaaaaaaaaaaactcaacccgacccaacccgacccgacccacccgaattgacacccctacttGTAATTCTCTACGTGAATTTTTTGTCAAGTTTTCTACACTCCTTTTCTGATTAATCCCTGCATTAAGGAAGAACTTCTATGCATATTTAGCAGTTGGTACAGCTGCTTCATTGTGCTTAGTGGCTATCAGGAGACACTTCACATGAGCCATGACACTGAGATCTGTCTTTTGCGTTGAACCAAATATTCCACTGAAGGCTAATGTATTAATCTTGTTCTTAACGCTATACatttattccaaatttaaatTACTTTCTCAATTCACTACCTTTTTTCAGGTTAATAGTGTCGTTGAATAGTTACATCTAGGTTTAACATGTtgaatgatacttaacattatctAATCCTTGTTCAATTGGTA contains the following coding sequences:
- the LOC122037190 gene encoding uncharacterized protein LOC122037190 isoform X2, which produces MGIGDKVEFVRRMKDVFMWILKRHDHRAEIYRVKVVAGRIVPFTQQRFTPPCKMKVLASSAVSWYSCFIVLSGYQETLHMSHDTEICLLR
- the LOC122037190 gene encoding uncharacterized protein LOC122037190 isoform X1 translates to MMEAIGMRAHVRVDYLEVEFVRRMKDVFMWILKRHDHRAEIYRVKVVAGRIVPFTQQRFTPPCKMKVLASSAVSWYSCFIVLSGYQETLHMSHDTEICLLR